The following proteins come from a genomic window of Trifolium pratense cultivar HEN17-A07 linkage group LG4, ARS_RC_1.1, whole genome shotgun sequence:
- the LOC123881996 gene encoding uncharacterized protein LOC123881996 isoform X2, whose protein sequence is MRITKTEVNLKRLLAAAPQQQNQAKLVHYVATLREQLEQLAEEKTPEGLPRISKATLNDYSEKIEAIASKLVHVSEIEVYGKDIEINVQENPSEIEEEKPMSPSSGLRRRLVAASSIEHRAHEPAETDHLSSVKLDAEGHAHIEKHRNLQDDLTDEMVMLAKQLKESSLMMSQSVKNTEKILDSTEQAIEHSLASTGRVNVRANTIYSESSKTSCLTWLVMFVMTFVFVMVILLIRVT, encoded by the exons ATGAGGATTACTAAAACAGAAGTAAACTTGAAGAGATTGCTTGCAGCTGCTCCTCAGCAGCAAAACCAAGCAAAACTTGTACAT TATGTTGCTACTTTGCGTGAACAACTGGAACAATTGGCCGAAGAGAAGACACCAGAAGGCCTGCCAAG GATCTCAAAGGCTACATTGAATGATTATTCAGAGAAGATTGAAGCCATTGCTTCCAAATTGGTTCATGTG TCTGAAATAGAAGTATATGGGAAGGACATtgaaataaatgttcaagaaaaccCTTCTGAAATTGAGGAAGAAAAGCCGATGTCACCTTCTTCTGGATTGCGAAGAAGGCTTGT AGCTGCCTCAAGTATTGAACATAGAGCACATGAGCCTGCTGAGACCGATCACTTATCGTCGGTTAAACTGGATGCTGAAGGACATGCACATATTGAAAAGCACAG AAATCTTCAAGATGATTTGACGGATGAGATGGTCATGTTGGCAAAACAACTGAAAGAGAGTAGTCTCATGATGAGCCAGTCTGTGAAAAATACTGAAAAG ATACTTGATTCTACTGAGCAGGCCATTGAACATAGCTTGGCAAGCACAGGTCGGGTCAATGTGCGAGCAAATACAATATACTCAGAGAGTTCCAAGACTTCTTGCTTAACGTGGCTTGTGATGTTTGTAATGACATTTGTATTTGTCATGGTTATTCTTCTAATCCGTGTCACATAG
- the LOC123881996 gene encoding uncharacterized protein LOC123881996 isoform X1: protein MILLNITAMRITKTEVNLKRLLAAAPQQQNQAKLVHYVATLREQLEQLAEEKTPEGLPRISKATLNDYSEKIEAIASKLVHVSEIEVYGKDIEINVQENPSEIEEEKPMSPSSGLRRRLVAASSIEHRAHEPAETDHLSSVKLDAEGHAHIEKHRNLQDDLTDEMVMLAKQLKESSLMMSQSVKNTEKILDSTEQAIEHSLASTGRVNVRANTIYSESSKTSCLTWLVMFVMTFVFVMVILLIRVT from the exons ATGATATTGCTAAACATTACAGCAATGAGGATTACTAAAACAGAAGTAAACTTGAAGAGATTGCTTGCAGCTGCTCCTCAGCAGCAAAACCAAGCAAAACTTGTACAT TATGTTGCTACTTTGCGTGAACAACTGGAACAATTGGCCGAAGAGAAGACACCAGAAGGCCTGCCAAG GATCTCAAAGGCTACATTGAATGATTATTCAGAGAAGATTGAAGCCATTGCTTCCAAATTGGTTCATGTG TCTGAAATAGAAGTATATGGGAAGGACATtgaaataaatgttcaagaaaaccCTTCTGAAATTGAGGAAGAAAAGCCGATGTCACCTTCTTCTGGATTGCGAAGAAGGCTTGT AGCTGCCTCAAGTATTGAACATAGAGCACATGAGCCTGCTGAGACCGATCACTTATCGTCGGTTAAACTGGATGCTGAAGGACATGCACATATTGAAAAGCACAG AAATCTTCAAGATGATTTGACGGATGAGATGGTCATGTTGGCAAAACAACTGAAAGAGAGTAGTCTCATGATGAGCCAGTCTGTGAAAAATACTGAAAAG ATACTTGATTCTACTGAGCAGGCCATTGAACATAGCTTGGCAAGCACAGGTCGGGTCAATGTGCGAGCAAATACAATATACTCAGAGAGTTCCAAGACTTCTTGCTTAACGTGGCTTGTGATGTTTGTAATGACATTTGTATTTGTCATGGTTATTCTTCTAATCCGTGTCACATAG
- the LOC123922665 gene encoding uncharacterized protein LOC123922665, translating to MVIVKSDMGHILATAYNRVVVLLTKHEIGYCETYFPLRGRPPLDPSARIMCVGMVPNHFVYVKLKVGCPLPSTCKEWKNHRAPEAETWEDTFMDRMVEFDELMKNEKGDMKMETNEDDPVVVRDK from the coding sequence ATGGTGATTGTGAAATCAGATATGGGGCATATCCTTGCAACGGCCTACAACCGCGTTGTAGTTTTATTAACTAAACACGAGATTGGTTATTGTGAAACCTATTTTCCACTGCGCGGTCGTCCACCGTTGGATCCATCTGCACGCATTATGTGTGTTGGTATGGTTCCAAACCATTTTGTGTATGTTAAATTGAAGGTTGGGTGTCCACTGCCTTCAACTTGTAAGGAATGGAAAAATCATAGGGCGCCAGAGGCTGAGACTTGGGAGGATACATTTATGGACCGGATGGTTGAGTTTGACGAACtcatgaagaatgaaaaagGTGACATGAAGATGGAAACAAATGAAGATGATCCTGTAGTTGTGAGAGACAAGTGA
- the LOC123882042 gene encoding dr1-associated corepressor-like: MRKKLDTRFPAARIKKIMQTDEDVGKIAMAVPVLVSKALELFLQDLCDRTYEITLRRGAKTVNAFHLKQCVQTFNIFDFLNDTVSKVPDLGGSVATGDDQTVTKRRKVAEGDNNDSDEETKRSKMPEPAQTGGRGRGRGRGRGRGRGSKTADQETSLHIKFEDDSVLKQNGNHTQSNGSPEIKQEPEEVKHCSPVRKPAEVFVRNIDLNMDPDDDMDFISTPTPVPTGSSSKSISEEKSEEKVDEYPGWSLSDMEKMAIDPIQLANLNKRIDEDMEDYDEEV, translated from the exons ATGAGGAAGAAACTAGATACTCGTTTCCCTGCT GCTAGGATTAAGAAAATTATGCAAACCGATGAAGATGTTGGGAAGATTGCAATGGCTGTGCCTGTTCTAGTTT CAAAAGCGCTAGAGCTATTTCTGCAAGATTTGTGCGATAGAACATATGAAATAACACTTAGGAGGGGAGCGAAGACCGTGAATGCTTTTCATTT AAAACAGTGTGTACAAACCTTTAATATCTTTGATTTTCTAAACGATACTGTGAGCAAGGTTCCTGATTTAGGTGGTTCTGTCGCAACTGGTGACGACCAAACTGTCACGAAAAGGAG GAAAGTTGCTGAAGGTGACAATAATGACAGCGACGAGGAGACCAAAAGAAGTAAAATG CCAGAACCTGCACAAACTGGTGGAAGAGGAAGGGGTAGAGGAAGAGGTAGGGGTCGTGGCCGAGGAAGTAAAACCGCAGATCAAGAAACCAGTTTACATATCAAGTTTGAAGATGACTCTGTATTGAAGCAAAATGGCAACCACACTCAAAGTAATGGAAGTCCCGAAATTAAGCAAGAACCCGAAGAAGTTAAGCATTGCTCACCAGTCAGAAAACCGGCTGAAGTATTTGTTCGAAATATCGATTTAAATATGGATCCGGATGACGACATGGATTTTATATCCACACCAACTCCTGTCCCAACTGGTTCATCTTCAAAATCAATATCAGAAGAGAAATCAGAAGAGAAGGTTGATGAATATCCTGGGTGGTCCTTGTCTGATATGGAAAAAATGGCCATTGATCCTATTCAACTTGCTAACTTAAATAAAAGGATTGATGAAGATATGGAAGATTATGATGAAGAAGTGTAG